In Caloramator sp. E03, the sequence GACCTATTGCAAGTTTAACATTTGGATAGAGCCTTTTAACAGCCTGAGCAAGTATATGGGATGCAGTATGTCTAAGTGCCCATCTTCCATCTTCATCTTCAAAAGTTAAAACTTCAATATTACAATCACTATCTATTTGCGCCATAAGATCTTTAACTTCTCCATTGATTTTTATAGCTAATGCCGCCTTATAAAGTCCCATTCCTATTTTCTTTACAACTTCTTCAGCCTTAATAGGGCCTTCAAATTCAAGTACTTTTCCGTCCTTTAAAGTAATTTTTATCATACCTTTTCTCCTTTCATACAAAAAATAAAAAACCCGTCCACTAAGGGACGGGAAATATTCCCGCGGTTCCACCCAAATTGGCAAAGCCCACTTTATGCATTAACGCTGCGAACGCCTATCCTTACTTAATTCAGGATGGAGCTTCTGGGTGGTTTTCAATCCACTATGTTAAGGAAACCTTTCAGCCTTTGGGCTTCCCTCTCTAATAACAATCGTGAATTTACTCGTCCCAGTCATCGCTTCTTACACCTTTGGAATATATTTTATAATTATTTAAAACTTTTGTCAACCTTATTTTATAATTCGGGTTTTTGAGTCTTTGCTGGTATTTTTAAATTCTTACAGAGTTCACAGCCAGAGCAAATAGTTATCTTATCTAAAAATATGCTCTTTATAGTTTCCATTGTTTCTTCACATTGCGCATTTTCAATTCCGTGTATGATTATTTTTTTAGGGGAACAAGTTATAAGAGCACTAATTAGCATATCATGTTTATTTATTTCACCTTTTATATTGTCAATATCAAAATCTTCAAAAAACTCTTTAGTTATGCTGTTTCCATTTTCATCTTTTATTGTATATTCTCCTTTTTCATTTATAATTATGTTTATTAAATCATATCTACTTTCTTGTATTTCAACAAAATATTTCAAAAGCTTGATAAACTCACTATATTCTTTTTCAAGTACATATTCCTCAACAACGCCATCAATAATACTTATTATCTCTGAGTTCATTTCCTTTAATCTAAAAGTTATAAATCCATCAAGTATTATCTCATTGCTTTCTTGTAAAAATT encodes:
- the ytxC gene encoding putative sporulation protein YtxC — translated: MILLSVGYSRKSRDIINSFSDLCKFFKDKGMNIAIVENDVGNMHNIKCILRDTENDIKLFEDYRDMFYLYASNIIYDFICQEYELSLMDKILKERYSYLSGEDLTEIKKRCSSVIMGFGIFDAENILTTINRKNNMIKKIEEFLQESNEIILDGFITFRLKEMNSEIISIIDGVVEEYVLEKEYSEFIKLLKYFVEIQESRYDLINIIINEKGEYTIKDENGNSITKEFFEDFDIDNIKGEINKHDMLISALITCSPKKIIIHGIENAQCEETMETIKSIFLDKITICSGCELCKNLKIPAKTQKPEL